DNA from Candidatus Omnitrophota bacterium:
AACCACCCCGCAACCGGCCCACAACACGCCCAGTTTGCCCAAGAGAAAACGCGATTCCGAATGCTGCCACAGGAGATCGATCCCTTCCCGGATCTCCTGAAGGAGGCGTCCCAGCCCGCCGGCGCGCGTCCCATCCTTTCGCTCTACAGAAGGCTCAGCCTGCCTCGGCACCCTGGGCAGCACCATCATCACCAGAAAAACAGAGGAAACCAGGTAGGTGACCGCATCCACACTCAAGGCCGTGCGATAGCCCACCTGAGCCACCAGGATTCCCCCCAGGGCGAAGCTGCCCATGCCGGCAATCAAATTGGTCACAGAGGCCAGAGAGTTCGCCACAAGCAACTTTTTGGGAGCTACCAGCTCGGGCACAATGGCCAGCTTGGAAGGCAAAAAGAAACGGGTCACGGAAAAGGTCAAGAAAACCAGGATATAGACGGGAACCAAAGAGAGACGCCAATACAGGGCCAAAACCAAAAAAAGGACCAAGCCGGCGCGCAAAAGATCGCACACCACCATGGTCCACCGCTTATCCCAACGGTCCACATAAGCGCCCGCAAAAGGGCCGACCAACACCGACGGGAGAAGGGTACAGGCAAGCACCTTGGCCATGGCCATGGAAGAGCCGGGAGCAATCAGGCTTACCAGGGCCACTAGAGCCATCTGGTTGAGACGGTCGCCGAACTGCGACACAATCTGTCCCAACCAGAGGAGCAGAAAATTTTTGTTGCTGAGGACGTCTCGGAAACGGGCCATATCTGTAAGTCACAAAGGTCCCGTATCTTATCACATCCTGGGCCACTCAGGACAGGAGAATTAGCCGCGCCGCATCGAGGTTTCGGCCACATTCATCCGCGAACGGATAAAGGACTCGAGATCCTCGGGTGCCACCAGCCAACCCCCAATCTTCGTTGCCCGGATCTTCTTCTGGCGGATGAGCTGGCGTACGCGCTCGTCCGTCAAGCCGATTCTCTCAGCAACTTCGGCCACACTTAGCCACCTTCGGGGATCCGACATTCCACACCTCTCGTTTTCATCGCTTTCGCTCTAATACTCCCCCGGGGCAAAAAGAAAGCTCCACCGCCACGCAGGAGGTAGAGCCCAAAACCCGCTCACCGGCAGCCCAACCGCCTGGATCCTTATGGGATCTTAAGGCTTGTGGCTTTGCCTCGCCCCCTGAGGCGAGATCCGTCCTAAAAACGGATGGCCTGCCCTTCCGGACAGTGTGCCTTTATTCGGTGGAATCACCTTTCCACTGCCAAAACTTTCGCTAAAAAGCAT
Protein-coding regions in this window:
- a CDS encoding helix-turn-helix domain-containing protein; this translates as MAEVAERIGLTDERVRQLIRQKKIRATKIGGWLVAPEDLESFIRSRMNVAETSMRRG
- a CDS encoding MFS transporter; this translates as MARFRDVLSNKNFLLLWLGQIVSQFGDRLNQMALVALVSLIAPGSSMAMAKVLACTLLPSVLVGPFAGAYVDRWDKRWTMVVCDLLRAGLVLFLVLALYWRLSLVPVYILVFLTFSVTRFFLPSKLAIVPELVAPKKLLVANSLASVTNLIAGMGSFALGGILVAQVGYRTALSVDAVTYLVSSVFLVMMVLPRVPRQAEPSVERKDGTRAGGLGRLLQEIREGIDLLWQHSESRFLLGKLGVLWAGCGVVSVVMVVFLQQSLNTVTEGLGVLVSFLVAGLFVGALGYGRLGGRYRRNRVMCSSLTAAGVLLLAAVLGVGSTGNAVLASVLTFTLGVVVAPMAVSSMTLVHEVVPENMHGRVFSSVMVVGDLAFLVCMLLASALSEVIGQEPILLGVGVVFVLLGPMGWGLQPRMAVSPSVTPR